In Herpetosiphon gulosus, one genomic interval encodes:
- a CDS encoding META domain-containing protein — MRRTFTIFALLAVLAGCGGATTPTAIPTNVPTVDVSQPGAAGLAGSSWNVLQINGQPIKGTQALPLTFELDGRASGHSGCNGYSGEAKVAGEQLTLGPLMSTKMACAENELQQQETTLFQALEKVTSYKLAGDKLSLLDASGTVVVELVQQA, encoded by the coding sequence ATGCGCCGCACATTTACGATATTTGCTCTCTTAGCCGTTTTGGCTGGCTGTGGTGGTGCGACCACACCAACCGCTATACCGACCAATGTGCCAACCGTTGATGTCTCGCAGCCTGGCGCTGCTGGCTTGGCTGGCTCAAGCTGGAATGTTTTGCAAATCAATGGTCAACCAATTAAAGGTACGCAAGCCTTGCCCTTAACCTTTGAATTGGATGGCCGCGCTTCAGGCCATAGTGGTTGTAATGGCTATTCGGGCGAGGCCAAAGTTGCTGGCGAGCAATTGACCCTTGGCCCATTGATGTCAACCAAGATGGCTTGTGCTGAAAACGAATTGCAACAACAAGAAACCACCTTGTTTCAGGCACTAGAAAAAGTAACCAGCTATAAGCTTGCTGGCGATAAGCTGAGTTTGCTTGATGCCAGTGGCACAGTGGTGGTCGAATTGGTGCAACAAGCCTAA
- a CDS encoding DUF4345 domain-containing protein yields MQRTSVVGLKIVLVLVGLMCLYISLDFGLGGFETLGWQGAPPQIADSNNLRYAVHDSHFRFLAGVFGTLSVSILLAVRDLAKYRLLLQTIFTAFIVGGLLRFSANNLDLLFSDELLLALIAEIGLMLGLHWWLHQALKTH; encoded by the coding sequence ATGCAACGGACAAGTGTAGTTGGCTTAAAAATCGTGTTGGTTTTGGTGGGATTAATGTGTTTGTACATTAGTCTCGATTTTGGGTTGGGTGGCTTCGAAACGCTCGGTTGGCAGGGTGCACCGCCCCAAATCGCCGATTCCAACAATCTGCGTTATGCCGTCCACGATAGCCATTTTCGCTTTTTGGCAGGAGTTTTTGGTACACTCAGTGTGAGCATCCTGCTGGCTGTACGCGATTTGGCCAAATATCGCTTGCTATTGCAAACTATTTTTACGGCGTTTATCGTTGGTGGCTTACTGCGTTTCAGTGCCAATAATCTTGATCTGTTGTTCAGTGACGAATTACTGCTAGCGCTGATCGCCGAAATTGGCTTGATGTTGGGGCTGCACTGGTGGCTGCATCAAGCCTTGAAAACACATTAA